A portion of the Calothrix sp. 336/3 genome contains these proteins:
- a CDS encoding biotin--[acetyl-CoA-carboxylase] ligase — MGLNRDKLELALQKESKSTHIPFSLHILETVDSTNKALWSYLAAGAKTGTVVIATQQTAGRGQWGRQWVSPGGGLYLSVALQTEIAASNSYQLTFATAWGIAQGLRQQGVPVGIKWPNDLVINQRKLGGILTETKIQQGKITQAVIGVGINWDNQVPETGISLQSWQRANNSHQIPDLESLAAKVLWGIESGIQCFFQEGVNILMSHYLELLINIGDRVAVNEESGTVVGVNPQGELCVRMDTPQFKKLITSEICLQPGTISLGYKNSVDSGREKGEGLFCKLTE; from the coding sequence GTGGGATTAAATCGAGACAAATTAGAATTGGCGTTACAAAAAGAATCGAAGTCTACTCACATACCATTTTCTCTACATATACTAGAGACTGTTGATTCTACAAACAAAGCACTGTGGTCATATCTAGCCGCAGGAGCGAAAACTGGAACTGTTGTGATTGCGACTCAGCAAACTGCGGGGCGGGGACAATGGGGACGACAGTGGGTTTCCCCAGGTGGGGGACTATATCTTTCTGTGGCATTACAAACGGAAATTGCTGCCAGTAATAGCTATCAACTTACCTTTGCTACAGCTTGGGGAATCGCCCAGGGATTAAGACAGCAGGGAGTACCAGTGGGGATAAAATGGCCCAATGATTTGGTGATTAATCAGCGTAAGTTAGGCGGTATTCTCACAGAAACCAAGATACAACAGGGTAAGATTACTCAAGCGGTGATTGGTGTCGGGATTAATTGGGATAATCAAGTGCCAGAAACAGGAATTAGCTTACAAAGCTGGCAAAGGGCAAACAATTCCCACCAGATTCCGGATTTAGAAAGTCTGGCAGCAAAAGTTTTATGGGGAATAGAGTCCGGTATACAGTGTTTTTTCCAAGAAGGTGTGAATATATTAATGTCGCACTATCTAGAGTTACTGATTAATATTGGCGATCGCGTTGCTGTCAATGAAGAATCAGGGACTGTAGTTGGTGTTAATCCTCAAGGAGAATTATGTGTGCGTATGGATACGCCCCAATTTAAAAAATTAATCACATCAGAAATTTGCCTTCAGCCCGGTACAATCAGTTTGGGTTATAAAAACAGTGTTGATTCAGGAAGGGAGAAAGGAGAAGGTTTGTTCTGTAAATTAACTGAATAA
- the pgeF gene encoding peptidoglycan editing factor PgeF yields the protein MLHTWQWQNWEGMPYLTCSILEDFTHGFFTQQFWLRPPEELTKILHPEALGYRLKQVHGNTVLTPREITNLLANSENSENTEEVKLAEGDGLMSETSLQAVWVASADCTPALIGDIVTGQVAAVHAGWRGTARKIIPQAIHRLLTTGSKLENLRIALGPAIAPEVYQVSTQTALEVGASIIPQDDANLLLAALESLPDSPILPDPHPDRLRLDVRRVNALQMEGLGISQEQIAIAPYCTFQSPEYFFSYRREKLKKVQWSGIVSR from the coding sequence ATGCTCCATACTTGGCAATGGCAAAATTGGGAAGGGATGCCCTACCTAACTTGCAGCATTTTAGAAGACTTTACCCATGGTTTTTTTACACAGCAGTTTTGGTTGCGTCCTCCGGAGGAATTGACGAAGATATTGCATCCAGAGGCTTTAGGATACCGTTTGAAGCAGGTACATGGCAATACGGTGCTGACACCCAGGGAAATTACTAATTTATTAGCTAATTCTGAAAATTCAGAAAATACTGAAGAAGTCAAGCTGGCAGAGGGGGACGGTTTAATGAGTGAAACATCTTTGCAAGCTGTCTGGGTCGCTTCTGCTGATTGTACCCCGGCGTTGATTGGGGATATCGTTACTGGGCAAGTTGCGGCAGTTCATGCTGGTTGGCGAGGAACCGCAAGGAAAATTATTCCCCAGGCAATTCACCGTTTGCTCACGACTGGAAGCAAGCTAGAAAATTTGCGGATTGCTCTTGGTCCAGCGATCGCCCCAGAAGTTTATCAAGTTTCTACTCAAACCGCTTTGGAAGTTGGAGCCAGTATTATACCACAAGATGATGCAAATTTACTGTTGGCAGCATTGGAATCTTTGCCCGATTCTCCCATTCTTCCCGACCCTCATCCTGACAGGTTACGTTTGGATGTGCGGCGAGTCAATGCTTTACAGATGGAAGGCTTAGGGATTAGTCAAGAACAAATAGCGATCGCCCCCTATTGCACTTTTCAAAGTCCAGAATATTTCTTTTCCTACCGTCGGGAAAAACTCAAAAAAGTTCAATGGTCAGGGATTGTCAGTCGCTAA
- the psbV gene encoding photosystem II cytochrome c-550 — protein sequence MLRRFIGIFVATVLLTFQFVVNSASAVELDETTRSVKLNDKGDNIVLSLKQVKEGKQLFQFACAQCHAGGVTKTNQNVGLDPETLALATPPRNNINSLVDYMKNPTTYDGEEEISELHPSTKSADIFTEMRNLTDKDLEAIAGHILLQPKIVGDKWGGGKIYY from the coding sequence ATGTTAAGAAGATTTATTGGCATTTTTGTCGCTACTGTACTACTGACGTTTCAGTTCGTAGTCAATAGTGCCTCTGCGGTAGAACTGGACGAAACAACCCGTAGCGTAAAATTAAACGATAAGGGTGACAATATTGTCCTGAGTCTAAAACAGGTTAAAGAAGGTAAACAATTATTTCAATTTGCTTGTGCCCAATGTCATGCAGGTGGTGTCACCAAAACCAACCAAAACGTTGGATTAGACCCAGAAACCTTGGCTTTAGCAACTCCCCCTCGCAATAATATCAACAGCTTGGTGGATTACATGAAAAATCCCACCACCTATGATGGAGAGGAAGAAATTTCGGAATTGCATCCTAGTACAAAGAGTGCAGACATTTTCACCGAAATGCGCAACTTAACCGACAAAGACTTGGAAGCGATCGCAGGACATATCCTCCTGCAACCCAAGATTGTCGGCGACAAATGGGGTGGTGGTAAGATTTACTACTAA
- a CDS encoding anti-sigma regulatory factor — MKSELHVPSDLKFLTIVENWLLGCLEVQLKESTDWSKQVGRLRLALVEAYSNVVRHAHKEQPYLPVLIRLELKERDLAIEIWDRGEGYDTSDYAPPSPVEKQEGGYGWLIINRLMDKVEYQLQVDGGNCLKLELTFPEGKKSAE; from the coding sequence ATGAAAAGTGAGCTTCACGTACCAAGTGACTTGAAGTTTTTAACCATTGTCGAAAATTGGTTACTCGGATGTTTGGAAGTGCAACTCAAAGAATCTACAGACTGGTCAAAACAAGTCGGTAGACTGCGCTTAGCGCTAGTAGAAGCCTATTCAAATGTTGTTCGCCATGCCCATAAGGAACAGCCCTATTTGCCAGTTTTGATTCGTTTAGAACTCAAAGAACGAGATTTGGCGATCGAAATTTGGGATCGTGGTGAAGGTTATGATACCTCTGACTATGCACCGCCAAGTCCTGTGGAAAAACAGGAAGGTGGTTATGGTTGGTTAATTATTAATCGCCTGATGGATAAAGTTGAGTATCAGTTACAAGTTGATGGTGGGAATTGTTTGAAACTGGAACTAACTTTTCCTGAGGGGAAAAAGAGTGCTGAATAA
- a CDS encoding SpoIIE family protein phosphatase: MTDTETPKLKLMVIDDEPDNLELLYRTFRRDFQVFKATHARTALDILEKEGEMAVIITDQRMPEMNGTEFLGLTVERFPDTIRILLTGFTDVEDLVDAINAGQVFKYITKPWKPENLKLIVDQAADTYRVVKKRIHELQRTLRRESLFNGMTTAIRGSLDYHSMLENIVDTIGKSFDASYCLIRPVDGDRLTPESFFYENSKNIYNLSIDTTPLIEKVLASHEYQISSSHHENSCHQIAIPLTYQQHLLAILYVCHQGSDRQWQEEEIQLMTGVAEQAALALSQAKLYQRLQEKQQQIHAELEVARQIQNNLLRQVLPEVPEVRIQACCYPAREVGGDFFEVFAHPKGDLWLAVGDVSGKGVPAALFMASAISVLRRELSQETPAMPNVLMQNLNHALGEDLISNNCFITLFIARYTPTTKELVYANAGHIYPIIWSPLGETISEPNYLKVRGIPLGILTQWQAKFGQVSLNSGDILLLASDGITEAMVVKTTDTSDASQGNTDCAKPSMLNSEGLWQLLKQEPKPLSLDHLLARIQADNHTQEDDQTILSLEVL, translated from the coding sequence ATGACTGATACAGAGACCCCTAAACTCAAGCTCATGGTAATAGATGATGAGCCAGATAACCTAGAACTACTCTATAGAACATTTAGACGGGATTTTCAGGTATTCAAAGCGACTCACGCTCGAACTGCCCTTGACATCCTAGAGAAAGAGGGGGAAATGGCTGTAATCATTACAGACCAGCGAATGCCTGAAATGAATGGTACTGAATTTTTGGGTCTGACAGTAGAGCGTTTTCCTGATACCATCCGGATTTTGCTGACTGGTTTTACCGATGTCGAAGATTTAGTAGATGCCATCAACGCTGGTCAGGTGTTTAAATATATCACCAAGCCATGGAAGCCAGAGAATCTCAAGCTGATTGTGGATCAGGCTGCTGATACCTATCGGGTGGTAAAGAAACGCATCCACGAACTACAACGTACCCTGCGGCGAGAGTCGTTATTCAATGGGATGACTACAGCAATTCGTGGTTCCCTCGATTACCACAGTATGCTGGAAAACATCGTAGATACGATTGGTAAGTCCTTTGATGCCAGCTATTGCCTGATTCGACCAGTGGATGGCGATCGCCTGACACCAGAATCTTTCTTTTATGAAAATAGTAAAAATATATACAATTTATCAATTGATACTACTCCCTTAATTGAGAAGGTTTTAGCTAGCCATGAATATCAAATTAGTAGTAGTCATCACGAAAATAGCTGTCATCAAATAGCTATACCACTTACCTATCAACAACACTTGTTGGCAATTTTATATGTTTGTCACCAAGGAAGCGATCGCCAGTGGCAAGAAGAAGAAATTCAACTGATGACTGGGGTTGCAGAACAAGCTGCTCTTGCCCTTTCCCAGGCAAAACTCTATCAACGTCTACAGGAAAAACAACAACAAATTCATGCAGAACTAGAGGTAGCTCGTCAAATTCAAAATAATTTGCTGCGCCAAGTTCTACCAGAAGTTCCTGAAGTCAGAATTCAAGCTTGTTGCTATCCTGCTCGTGAGGTAGGAGGAGATTTTTTTGAAGTCTTTGCTCACCCTAAAGGTGACTTATGGTTGGCAGTGGGAGATGTTTCTGGTAAGGGTGTTCCTGCTGCTTTATTTATGGCAAGTGCGATTTCTGTCTTGCGACGGGAGCTTTCCCAAGAAACTCCGGCAATGCCAAATGTACTTATGCAAAATCTGAACCATGCTCTAGGTGAGGATTTGATTAGCAATAATTGCTTTATCACTCTGTTTATCGCCCGATACACCCCTACCACCAAAGAGCTAGTTTATGCTAATGCTGGTCATATCTATCCAATTATTTGGTCGCCTCTAGGTGAGACCATCAGTGAACCAAATTACTTAAAAGTGCGTGGTATTCCTTTGGGCATCCTAACACAATGGCAAGCTAAATTTGGTCAGGTATCTCTGAATTCTGGAGATATTTTGTTGTTAGCAAGTGATGGTATCACGGAAGCAATGGTAGTCAAAACAACAGATACATCGGATGCATCTCAGGGCAATACTGATTGTGCGAAACCTTCGATGTTGAACTCTGAAGGTTTATGGCAACTCTTAAAACAAGAACCAAAGCCCTTATCACTTGACCATTTACTAGCACGTATCCAAGCTGATAACCATACCCAAGAAGATGACCAAACTATACTCTCACTGGAGGTTTTATAA
- the def gene encoding peptide deformylase, translated as MPSEIAVEKKKLKKPPLELHFLGDRVLRQPAKRIAKVDEEIREIVRQMLQTMYSNDGIGLAAPQVGINKQLIVIDIEPDNPANPPLVLINPSIKQLAGEVCVAQEGCLSIPGVYMDVKRQDVLEIAYKDEYGRPRTLKADGLLSRCIQHEMDHLNGVVFVDRVENSLALAQELSKNGFSQQAVKPVT; from the coding sequence ATGCCTTCGGAAATTGCGGTTGAAAAGAAAAAATTAAAAAAGCCACCCTTGGAGTTGCATTTTTTAGGCGATCGCGTCCTGCGTCAACCGGCTAAACGCATAGCAAAAGTTGATGAGGAAATCAGGGAAATCGTACGACAGATGCTACAAACTATGTATAGTAATGATGGCATTGGTCTGGCAGCGCCCCAAGTCGGGATTAATAAGCAATTAATCGTTATCGATATCGAACCGGATAACCCTGCTAACCCTCCCCTAGTTTTGATCAACCCCAGTATCAAACAATTGGCTGGTGAAGTCTGCGTTGCCCAAGAGGGTTGCTTGAGCATTCCTGGTGTTTATATGGATGTCAAGCGTCAAGATGTATTAGAAATTGCCTATAAAGATGAATATGGTCGCCCTCGGACTTTGAAAGCCGATGGGTTGCTATCGCGTTGCATTCAACACGAAATGGATCACCTAAACGGTGTTGTTTTTGTCGATCGCGTCGAAAATTCCCTGGCTTTGGCACAGGAGTTATCAAAGAATGGCTTTTCTCAACAAGCAGTCAAACCAGTCACCTAG
- a CDS encoding cellulase family glycosylhydrolase, whose protein sequence is MSLPSPSPAKSMPRFLSFIPRVSWKAIALLSLILSFSFPVQSLTSNSPPSQYKVAQGMLMKNNQPYVGRGVNAMHTFGGSSQDMQGWGLDMVREFIGNFRDNPIQGEDAIQTEEGVWLHPLQKIVQENRAHGKVTILCPFGWDGSRKTKFLGRNPSQTEWWQDYQKRYREVAQYFQNQPDVWFEVWNEPYDWQGLNGYSDALWLQDMQTMVDNIRSIAATNIILVPGAETGQDERVILQRGAELLKNRINIAFDIHAYEKWLWQPQEIMEERIQRLQQGGFVVLFGEVAPLNASELMNPRVFLQAAQKMGVSVCAWLWKYDGSDTNALLTADGIPNDSNNNFWGSTYKTFALSPRNTQNLQPEARK, encoded by the coding sequence ATGTCCCTTCCCTCCCCTTCTCCTGCCAAAAGTATGCCGCGTTTTCTGAGTTTTATCCCTAGGGTGTCTTGGAAGGCGATCGCCCTACTATCTCTCATCCTTTCCTTCTCTTTCCCTGTACAATCCCTTACCAGTAATTCCCCTCCATCTCAGTACAAAGTTGCTCAGGGTATGTTGATGAAAAATAATCAACCCTACGTGGGGCGTGGAGTTAATGCTATGCACACCTTTGGTGGTAGCAGTCAGGATATGCAGGGGTGGGGATTAGATATGGTGCGTGAGTTTATCGGTAACTTTCGTGACAACCCCATCCAAGGAGAAGATGCTATCCAGACAGAGGAGGGAGTCTGGTTGCACCCGCTACAAAAAATTGTCCAGGAAAATCGTGCCCACGGCAAAGTAACAATTCTCTGTCCCTTTGGTTGGGATGGCAGCAGGAAAACAAAATTTCTTGGTCGCAATCCATCACAAACAGAATGGTGGCAAGATTATCAGAAACGCTATCGAGAGGTTGCTCAATACTTCCAGAATCAGCCTGATGTTTGGTTTGAGGTTTGGAATGAACCCTATGATTGGCAAGGTTTAAACGGTTATTCGGATGCTCTGTGGTTACAAGATATGCAGACAATGGTAGACAATATCCGTAGTATCGCAGCCACCAATATTATTCTGGTTCCAGGTGCAGAGACTGGACAAGACGAAAGGGTAATTTTACAGCGAGGGGCAGAGTTATTAAAAAATCGTATCAACATTGCCTTTGATATTCACGCCTACGAAAAATGGTTGTGGCAACCCCAGGAAATCATGGAAGAACGTATACAACGGCTGCAACAAGGAGGTTTTGTCGTATTATTTGGTGAGGTTGCCCCTCTGAATGCCTCTGAATTGATGAATCCTAGGGTTTTTCTGCAAGCTGCCCAAAAAATGGGTGTAAGCGTTTGTGCTTGGTTGTGGAAGTATGATGGTAGCGATACCAATGCCCTTTTAACTGCGGATGGTATACCGAATGATAGTAATAATAATTTCTGGGGTAGTACCTACAAGACTTTTGCCCTTTCTCCACGAAATACGCAAAATCTTCAACCAGAAGCGAGGAAATAA
- a CDS encoding aldehyde dehydrogenase family protein — translation MTFRCQNYINGQWLDAITSDTLESRNPANTEELVATFPRSNSPDVNAAVAAARHAYQTWRQIPAPTRAEYIFKVGEILTQYKEELAQLISQEMGKPIAEARGDVQEGIDCAFYSAGEGRRLYGQTTPSEMPNKFAMTVRVPIGVCALITPWNFPVAIPCWKAMPALVCGNTVILKPAEDTPACATKLIEIFAAAGFPPGVVNLVHGVGEEVGKALVEHPDVDLVSFTGSSQTGAEVGGICGRSHKRVCLEMGGKNAQIVMEDADLELALEGAIWGAFGTTGQRCTATSRLILHRDIKEKFTQMLQSRASQLRLGAAIDPNTEIGPIINHRQLQQVRQYIDIAREEGAKVVMGGDIAREGELGKGYFFLPTILDGVTPGMRVAQEEIFGPVVAVMEVNDFAEAIAIINNTNYGLSSSIYTRDINRAFAAIRDIEAGITYINGPTIGAEVHLPFGGVKRTGNGHREAGSTALDIFTEWKTVYVDFSGSLQRAQIDNRS, via the coding sequence ATGACTTTTAGATGCCAAAACTATATCAATGGTCAATGGTTGGATGCCATAACATCAGATACTCTAGAAAGTCGTAATCCTGCGAATACGGAAGAACTTGTTGCCACCTTTCCCCGCTCCAATTCTCCAGATGTCAATGCCGCCGTCGCTGCTGCACGTCATGCTTATCAAACCTGGCGACAGATTCCAGCTCCCACCAGAGCCGAATATATATTTAAAGTCGGAGAAATTCTGACTCAGTATAAAGAAGAACTTGCCCAACTCATCAGCCAAGAAATGGGCAAACCCATAGCAGAAGCTAGGGGAGATGTCCAGGAAGGTATCGATTGCGCCTTTTATAGTGCTGGAGAGGGGCGAAGATTATACGGACAAACGACACCCTCAGAAATGCCGAATAAGTTCGCCATGACGGTACGGGTGCCCATTGGTGTCTGTGCATTAATTACACCCTGGAATTTTCCCGTAGCCATCCCCTGCTGGAAAGCAATGCCGGCTTTAGTTTGTGGGAATACTGTAATTCTTAAGCCTGCGGAAGATACCCCTGCTTGTGCAACGAAATTAATAGAAATTTTTGCCGCCGCAGGTTTCCCCCCAGGAGTGGTAAATTTAGTTCACGGAGTTGGGGAAGAAGTAGGTAAAGCCTTAGTAGAACACCCAGATGTGGATTTAGTTTCTTTCACAGGTTCTTCCCAGACGGGAGCTGAGGTGGGGGGAATTTGTGGACGTAGCCATAAGCGCGTATGTTTGGAAATGGGTGGGAAAAATGCCCAGATTGTCATGGAAGACGCGGATTTAGAATTAGCTTTAGAGGGGGCGATCTGGGGCGCATTTGGTACGACAGGGCAACGTTGTACTGCCACTAGTCGGTTAATTTTGCACCGCGATATCAAGGAAAAATTTACTCAGATGTTGCAATCACGGGCGAGTCAGTTACGATTAGGTGCAGCAATTGACCCCAATACGGAAATTGGACCGATAATTAATCACAGACAATTACAACAGGTGCGGCAGTACATAGATATTGCCCGTGAAGAGGGAGCAAAGGTGGTAATGGGTGGTGATATCGCTAGGGAGGGAGAACTAGGAAAAGGTTATTTCTTCTTACCGACGATTTTGGATGGGGTGACTCCAGGGATGCGAGTTGCTCAGGAAGAAATTTTTGGTCCCGTAGTTGCTGTAATGGAAGTTAATGATTTTGCCGAGGCGATCGCCATCATTAACAATACAAATTATGGATTATCTTCTTCTATATATACCCGCGACATTAATCGTGCTTTTGCCGCAATCCGGGATATTGAAGCCGGAATCACCTATATCAATGGTCCGACAATTGGTGCAGAAGTGCATTTACCCTTTGGGGGTGTGAAACGAACGGGTAATGGACACCGAGAAGCGGGAAGCACTGCTTTAGATATCTTTACCGAGTGGAAGACAGTATATGTAGACTTTTCTGGCAGTTTACAACGAGCACAAATTGATAATCGGAGTTAG
- the era gene encoding GTPase Era, whose amino-acid sequence MTVESQVNSIENDIFSTLGDVTIPQAPPEFRSGFIGIIGRPNVGKSTLMNYLVGQKIAITSPVAQTTRNRLRGILTTPEAQMIFVDTPGIHKPHHQLGEVLVQNAKIAIESVDVVLFVVDGTSACGAGDRYIFELLYRSQTPVILGLNKIDGQPPNPEKIDESYIQLTENTPWQTVKFSAKTGEGLPHLQQILIENLAPGPYYYPPDLVTDQPERFIMGELIREQILLLTREEVPHSVAIAIDKVEETPSLTRVIATINVERDSQKGILIGKGGSMLKSVGSAAREQIQKLIAGKVYLELFVKVQPKWRHSRIRLAELGYRVEE is encoded by the coding sequence ATGACGGTGGAGTCCCAAGTAAATAGTATAGAAAATGACATTTTCTCTACGTTGGGAGATGTAACTATTCCCCAAGCTCCTCCTGAATTTAGGTCAGGGTTTATCGGAATTATCGGTCGCCCGAATGTCGGTAAATCTACCTTGATGAATTATTTAGTTGGTCAAAAAATTGCTATTACTTCCCCCGTAGCTCAAACCACGCGAAACCGACTGCGGGGTATTTTGACGACTCCAGAAGCACAGATGATTTTTGTGGATACTCCTGGTATTCATAAACCCCACCACCAACTGGGTGAAGTGTTGGTACAAAATGCCAAAATTGCTATTGAATCAGTGGATGTGGTGCTATTTGTAGTGGATGGGACTAGTGCTTGTGGTGCTGGCGATCGCTACATCTTTGAATTACTCTATCGTAGTCAAACACCTGTGATTCTGGGGTTAAATAAAATTGATGGGCAACCCCCAAATCCAGAGAAAATTGACGAAAGTTACATACAACTGACAGAAAATACTCCCTGGCAAACGGTGAAATTTTCTGCCAAGACTGGGGAAGGTTTACCACATCTGCAACAAATCTTAATTGAAAACCTTGCACCTGGTCCCTATTATTATCCACCGGATTTGGTGACAGACCAACCGGAACGTTTTATCATGGGCGAATTAATTCGGGAACAAATTTTACTGCTAACACGGGAAGAAGTACCCCATTCTGTGGCGATCGCTATCGATAAAGTGGAAGAAACCCCTTCTCTCACCCGTGTGATTGCAACCATCAATGTTGAAAGGGATTCCCAAAAAGGTATTCTCATTGGGAAGGGTGGTTCTATGCTCAAATCCGTAGGTAGCGCAGCACGGGAGCAAATTCAGAAATTAATCGCTGGCAAGGTATATTTGGAGTTATTTGTCAAGGTACAACCAAAATGGCGACATTCGCGGATTCGGTTGGCAGAGTTAGGGTATCGTGTGGAGGAGTAG